In the Bombus pyrosoma isolate SC7728 linkage group LG15, ASM1482585v1, whole genome shotgun sequence genome, one interval contains:
- the LOC122575382 gene encoding oxysterol-binding protein-related protein 11, with protein sequence MMNVQIRHPYEGLLHKYTNAMKGWQYRWFILRPETGELHYFLSESERNQRPRCSIYLAGAVIAPSDEDSNTFTVNSATGDMIKLRATDARARQEWVDKLRAVTEMYTRAIASSHPPLPPREHSANSNRNPVAKLEVLDAFANCQEQLRKVEKHNLALAQTIENSSLNLDPDLLVLKATAHTTLHILNQCLNILYQ encoded by the exons atgatgAATGTTCAAATAAGACACCCTTACGAGGGTCTATTACATAAGTATACTAATGCCATGAAAGGATGGCAATATCGTTGGTTTATACTTAGACCAGAAACTGGAGAATTGCACTATTTTCTAAGCGAATCTGAACGAAATCAACGGCCACGATGCTCAATATATTTAGCTGGTGCAGTAATTGCGCCGAGTGATGAAGATTCTAATACCTTCACCGTTAATTCTGCTACAG GtgatatgataaaattaagagCTACAGACGCCCGAGCTCGTCAAGAATGGGTTGACAAACTGCGAGCTGTTACAGAAATGTATACTAGAGCAATAGCTAGTAGTCATCCTCCTTTACCTCCAAGAGAACATTCTGCCAATTCCAACAGAAATCCAGTTGCCAAACTGGAAGTTTTAGACGCATTTGCCAATTGTCAGGAGCAAttaagaaaagtagaaaaacaTAATCTTGCATTAGCCCAAACCATTGAGAACTCAAGTTTAAATTTAGACCCTGATTTGTTAGTACTTAAAGCGACTGCACATACTactttacatatattaaaccAATGcctcaatatattatatcagtaa
- the LOC122575380 gene encoding uncharacterized protein LOC122575380, translated as MISVDSNKVTNVEVKNENDISTSEVIQTNDDNDQNLNTSTIAKVDDETMVSSEISTSNKALYSFCIEKSIVNALTVGEKGAVEIQTAIKNNAYGVTLLPNNAELDYEKLVIDLPRKCSQMAKRSTHSFRPNVGDLICGRRADGDWLRGYVVSNQPSIRMAMIEEAKIVPINKTAICDKIFLDIYAFGAICEVTDAKHKFEEGDMCEFEVTGQTRNKEQGGVEISIIKKEMNVYLKIKATVKPWIPMPEQIGLQYTELKNESEVCLTSYRSHIHLFVRPLDTAGLEHYNHVMQNVAKCAQTSPFLKELPVVGQMVIAQFADENYYRAIVTKVLGGKITVSYVDLGNTKVTDIKKLKILSDNLKQLRSCATKVVLKDVPKDVPMTKEVNDYLAHLVGTEVPLLCTFDGIPSKDGVCLKFHDGEDINKVISKLLEPISKEAAE; from the exons ATGATATCGGTTGATTCCAACAAAGTAACTAATGTTGAAGTTAAAAATGAGAATGATATATCAACATCAGAAGTAATTCAGACAAATGATGATAATGATCAAAATCTAAATACCTCAACTATTGCAAAAGTTGATGATGAAACTATGGTTTCTTCAGAAATATCCACTAGTAATAAAGCATTATACTCTTTCTGCATAGAAAAAAGTATAGTGAATGCTTTAACTGTTGGAGAAAAGGGTGCTGTCGAAATTCAGACGGCAATAAAGAATAATGCATATGGTGTTACATTATTGCCTAATAATGCAGAACttgattatgaaaaattagtaaTCGATTTGCCTAGGAAGTGCTCGCAAATGGCAAAACGTTCAACTCATAG tTTTAGACCAAATGTAGGAGATTTAATATGTGGTCGAAGAGCTGATGGAGATTGGCTTAGGGGATATGTTGTATCTAACCAACCATCCATAAGAATGGCTATGATAGAGGAAGCTAAAATAGTGCCAATTAATAAGACTGCTATATgcgataaaatctttttagatatttatgcatttggTGCAATTTGTGAAGTGACTGATGCTAAACATAAATTTGAA GAAGGTGATATGTGTGAATTTGAAGTAACAGGCCAAACACGTAATAAGGAACAAGGCGGAGttgaaatatcaattattaaaaaggaGATGAATGTCTATCTGAAGATAAAAGCTACTGTAAAGCCTTGGATACCAATGCCTGAACAAATAGGATTACAGTATActgaattgaaaaatgaatctGAG GTATGCCTTACTTCTTATCGAAGTCATATACATCTGTTTGTTCGTCCCTTAGATACTGCAGGTTTGGAACACTATAACCATGTTATGCAAAATGTTGCCAAATGCGCTCAAACAT CTCCATTTTTAAAAGAACTGCCAGTTGTGGGGCAAATGGTAATAGCTCAGTTTGCTgacgaaaattattatcgtgcAATTGTTACTAAGGTACTAGGTGGCAAAATTACAGTTTCATATGTTGATCTTGGTAATACAAAAGTTACAGATATAAAGAAACTTAAGATTTTATCTGATAATTTGAAGCAG ctcCGATCCTGTGCAACAAAAGTTGTACTAAAAGATGTTCCTAAAGATGTTCCTATGACGAAAGAAGTAAATGATTATCTAGCTCACTTAGTAGGAACTGAAGTTCCTCTGTTATGTACATTTGATGGTATACCTTCCAAAGACGGTGTATGTCTGAAATTTCATGATGGAGAAGACATTAATAAAGTGATAAGTAAATTACTCGAGCCGATATCTAAGGAAGCTGCTGAATGA
- the LOC122575381 gene encoding uncharacterized protein LOC122575381 isoform X2 — translation MASIDSKKVTDVEVQNASDISTSEVIPTNTDQNPNTPIIAKVDEETVVSSDLFAYDPAKYSFCKKNSIVSILKVGESGTLEFQPEIRNGVYSITLWPDSANSDYQHFLEELAVVIPEATQWKSRRPNIGDFVFGKCLDGEWIRGYVIFVLPYLKVAMIDEGRLLMATELATCKKPLSDMYAFSGVCELTDATHEFEEGEMSEFKVTGRTDNVAQDEFEILILKGDFEIKATVKPWIPTPEQLGLPCGDVTNGTTVCLTGYQNHIQLYIRPLDTLAPFLRQPPYVADMVLALAADGNYYRAFVTNVENDRVEVTYHDLGRSDYVDTKTLKIFPDCLKKLGYAMTKVQLKDVPPDIPPLIPIIEYLDSLIETKVPLICTYDGIPTSDGVYLKYPDGETVNNMICKCLEPYRVKSSE, via the exons ATGGCGTCGATTGATTCCAAGAAAGTAACTGATGTTGAAGTTCAAAATGCGAGTGATATATCAACATCAGAAGTAATTCCGACAAATACTGATCAAAATCCAAATACCCCAATTATTGCAAAAGTTGATGAGGAAACTGTGGTTTCTTCAGATTTATTCGCTTACGATCCagcaaaatattctttctgcAAAAAAAATAGTATAGTCAGTATTCTAAAAGTTGGAGAATCGGGTACCCTCGAATTTCAGCCAGAAATAAGGAACGgtgtatatagtattacattatggcCTGACAGTGCGAACTCTGATTATCAGCACTTTTTGGAGGAATTAGCTGTAGTGATCCCGGAAGCTACTCAATGGAAAAGTCGTAG acCAAATATAGGAGATTTTGTATTTGGTAAATGTTTGGATGGAGAGTGGATTAGGGGATATGTTATATTTGTGCTACCATACTTGAAGGTGGCTATGATCGACGAAGGTAGATTACTGATGGCTACTGAGCTTGCTACATGCAAAAAACCCCTTTCAGATATGTATGCATTTAGTGGAGTATGTGAATTAACTGATGCTACACATGAATTTGAA GAAGGTGAAATGTCTGAATTTAAAGTAACAGGCCGGACAGATAATGTGGCGCAAgacgaatttgaaatattaattcttaaagGAGATTTTGAGATAAAGGCTACTGTAAAGCCTTGGATTCCAACGCCGGAACAATTGGGATTACCATGTGGTGATGTGACTAATGGAACTACA GTGTGCCTTACTGGTTATCAAAATCATATACAGCTGTACATTCGTCCCTTAGATACTCTAG cTCCATTTTTAAGACAACCACCATATGTTGCGGATATGGTATTAGCACTGGCTGCTGATGGCAATTATTATCGTGCGTTTGTTACTAATGTAGAAAATGATAGAGTGGAAGTTACGTACCATGATCTTGGTCGTAGTGATTATGTAGATACGAAGACACTTAAGATTTTTCCTGATTGTTTGAAGAAG ctTGGATATGCTATGACAAAGGTCCAATTAAAAGATGTTCCTCCAGATATCCCTCCGCTCATACCAATAATTGAATATCTGGACAGCCTAATAGAAACTAAAGTTCCTCTGATATGTACATATGATGGCATACCTACCTCAGACGGTGTATATCTGAAATATCCTGACGGAGAAACCGTTAATAATATGATATGTAAATGTCTCGAGCCGTATCGTGTGAAATCTTCTgagtaa
- the LOC122575381 gene encoding uncharacterized protein LOC122575381 isoform X1 — protein MASIDSKKVTDVEVQNASDISTSEVIPTNTDQNPNTPIIAKVDEETVVSSDLFAYDPAKYSFCKKNSIVSILKVGESGTLEFQPEIRNGVYSITLWPDSANSDYQHFLEELAVVIPEATQWKSRRPNIGDFVFGKCLDGEWIRGYVIFVLPYLKVAMIDEGRLLMATELATCKKPLSDMYAFSGVCELTDATHEFEEGEMSEFKVTGRTDNVAQDEFEILILKGDFEIKATVKPWIPTPEQLGLPCGDVTNGTTVCLTGYQNHIQLYIRPLDTLGLARYDYVMQTIAKCAETSPFLRQPPYVADMVLALAADGNYYRAFVTNVENDRVEVTYHDLGRSDYVDTKTLKIFPDCLKKLGYAMTKVQLKDVPPDIPPLIPIIEYLDSLIETKVPLICTYDGIPTSDGVYLKYPDGETVNNMICKCLEPYRVKSSE, from the exons ATGGCGTCGATTGATTCCAAGAAAGTAACTGATGTTGAAGTTCAAAATGCGAGTGATATATCAACATCAGAAGTAATTCCGACAAATACTGATCAAAATCCAAATACCCCAATTATTGCAAAAGTTGATGAGGAAACTGTGGTTTCTTCAGATTTATTCGCTTACGATCCagcaaaatattctttctgcAAAAAAAATAGTATAGTCAGTATTCTAAAAGTTGGAGAATCGGGTACCCTCGAATTTCAGCCAGAAATAAGGAACGgtgtatatagtattacattatggcCTGACAGTGCGAACTCTGATTATCAGCACTTTTTGGAGGAATTAGCTGTAGTGATCCCGGAAGCTACTCAATGGAAAAGTCGTAG acCAAATATAGGAGATTTTGTATTTGGTAAATGTTTGGATGGAGAGTGGATTAGGGGATATGTTATATTTGTGCTACCATACTTGAAGGTGGCTATGATCGACGAAGGTAGATTACTGATGGCTACTGAGCTTGCTACATGCAAAAAACCCCTTTCAGATATGTATGCATTTAGTGGAGTATGTGAATTAACTGATGCTACACATGAATTTGAA GAAGGTGAAATGTCTGAATTTAAAGTAACAGGCCGGACAGATAATGTGGCGCAAgacgaatttgaaatattaattcttaaagGAGATTTTGAGATAAAGGCTACTGTAAAGCCTTGGATTCCAACGCCGGAACAATTGGGATTACCATGTGGTGATGTGACTAATGGAACTACA GTGTGCCTTACTGGTTATCAAAATCATATACAGCTGTACATTCGTCCCTTAGATACTCTAGGTTTGGCACGCTATGACTATGTTATGCAAACTATTGCAAAATGCGCTGAAACAT cTCCATTTTTAAGACAACCACCATATGTTGCGGATATGGTATTAGCACTGGCTGCTGATGGCAATTATTATCGTGCGTTTGTTACTAATGTAGAAAATGATAGAGTGGAAGTTACGTACCATGATCTTGGTCGTAGTGATTATGTAGATACGAAGACACTTAAGATTTTTCCTGATTGTTTGAAGAAG ctTGGATATGCTATGACAAAGGTCCAATTAAAAGATGTTCCTCCAGATATCCCTCCGCTCATACCAATAATTGAATATCTGGACAGCCTAATAGAAACTAAAGTTCCTCTGATATGTACATATGATGGCATACCTACCTCAGACGGTGTATATCTGAAATATCCTGACGGAGAAACCGTTAATAATATGATATGTAAATGTCTCGAGCCGTATCGTGTGAAATCTTCTgagtaa